One segment of Falco peregrinus isolate bFalPer1 chromosome 4, bFalPer1.pri, whole genome shotgun sequence DNA contains the following:
- the ARL6 gene encoding ADP-ribosylation factor-like protein 6: protein MGLFDKLAGWLGLKKKEVHVLCLGLDNSGKTTIINKLKPSNAQTQDIVPTIGFSIEKFKTSSLSFTVFDMSGQGRYRNLWEHYYKEGQAIIFVIDSSDKLRMVVAKEELDTLLNHPDIKHRRLPILFFANKMDLRDAISSVKVSQLLSLENIKDKPWHICASDALKGEGLQEGVDWLQDQIQAMKT, encoded by the exons ATGGGATTGTTTGACAAGCTAGCGGGATGGCTTGggctgaagaaaaaggaggttCACGTTTTGTGCCTTGGCTTGGACAATAGCGGCAAAACAACAATCATAAATAAACTTAAACCTTCAAAT gcTCAAACTCAGGACATTGTTCCAACAATAGGATTCAGCATAGAGAAATTCAAGACTTCAAG tttgtcTTTCACAGTGTTTGATATGTCAGGTCAAGGGAGATACAGAAACCTCTGGGAACATTACTACAA AGAAGGCCAAGCCATTATTTTTGTCATTGATAGCAGTGACAAATTAAGAATGGTTGTGGCCAAAGAAGAGCTTGACACCCTTCTGAATCATCCAG ATATTAAGCACCGTCGACTGCCTATTCTCTTCTTTGCTAACAAGATGGACCTCAGGGATGCAATATCATCTGTGAAAGTATCTCAGTTACTGTCATTAGAAAACATCAAAGACAAGCCCTGGCATATCTg tgcCAGTGATGCTCTTAAAGGAGAAGGGTTACAAGAAGGTGTGGATTGGCTCCAAG ATCAGATCCAAGCAATGAAGACATGA